The following proteins are co-located in the Streptomyces sp. NBC_00435 genome:
- a CDS encoding response regulator transcription factor, giving the protein MTIRVIIVDDQAMVRAGFAALLSAQADIDVVGEAPDGRQGVQVSRTVHPDVVLMDVRMPEMDGLSAARELLDPPPGVVHRPKVLMLTTFDIDDYVYEALRAGASGFLLKDAPPADLIAAVRVVASGEALLAPSVTRRLIADFVERRPAPRKNPALRLNGLTPRETEVLELIARGLSNQEIAGHLVLAEQTVKTHIGRVLGKLDLRDRAQAVIFAYEAGLVRPGDSRA; this is encoded by the coding sequence TTGACCATCCGCGTGATCATCGTCGACGACCAGGCCATGGTACGGGCCGGATTCGCCGCGCTGTTGTCGGCACAGGCCGACATCGACGTGGTGGGCGAGGCGCCCGACGGGCGCCAGGGCGTCCAGGTGTCCCGCACCGTCCACCCCGACGTGGTGCTGATGGACGTCCGGATGCCGGAGATGGACGGGCTCAGCGCCGCCCGCGAGCTCCTCGATCCCCCGCCGGGGGTGGTGCACCGGCCGAAGGTGCTGATGCTGACCACCTTCGACATCGACGACTACGTGTACGAGGCGCTGCGCGCCGGCGCCTCCGGGTTCCTGCTGAAGGACGCCCCGCCGGCGGATCTGATCGCGGCGGTCCGGGTCGTCGCCTCGGGCGAGGCGCTGCTGGCGCCGTCCGTCACCCGGCGGCTGATCGCGGACTTCGTCGAGCGGCGGCCCGCGCCGCGCAAGAATCCGGCGCTGCGGCTGAACGGGCTGACCCCGCGGGAGACCGAGGTACTGGAACTCATCGCACGCGGGCTGTCCAACCAGGAGATCGCCGGACACCTGGTGCTCGCCGAGCAGACGGTCAAGACCCACATCGGTCGGGTGCTGGGCAAACTGGACCTGCGCGACCGGGCCCAGGCGGTGATCTTCGCGTACGAGGCGGGGCTGGTGCGGCCGGGCGACTCCAGGGCCTGA
- a CDS encoding sensor histidine kinase: MSDRPRSRLRPRLRFRRGARSVSAGATAGAASTVRAPRAPAQFAVALRTPARAGEPLFARAPRAWQRMLPYAVAAVFVMVLLPVTIVVLTNDYEAGGGWAGALGVAQTVPLLLAVTRPLPAWGMVLAADVVGAVVLTRADQVAQHAWPWTPMVIIGYLALMACLGLRESVRTLIGVWLATGAAGVVLGFFPPTGVINTNALLFVLGGVVLALTGALRGLGDARQKIAEQEGISEAERARRTLLEERARIARELHDVVAHHMSVITVQADSAPYRLPGMAEPVREEFAAIAASARESLGEMRRLLTVLRGDEANGADRTPQPGLGRLQQLVEATVRAGQPVELALAAGAAEAAPPAVDLSAYRIVQEALANVVRHAPGAPTRVSVTFDAEEVLVLVVNGPAREPVVALETSGTGHGLVGMRERVRLTGGTLDTGPLPDGGFRVAARLPLNTTSEDPS; encoded by the coding sequence ATGAGCGACCGACCCCGATCCCGTCTCCGGCCCCGGCTCCGATTCCGGCGCGGGGCCCGATCCGTGTCCGCCGGTGCCACCGCCGGCGCGGCCTCCACCGTGCGGGCTCCGCGGGCACCGGCTCAGTTCGCGGTGGCGTTGCGGACACCCGCGCGGGCCGGCGAGCCGCTGTTCGCCCGGGCTCCCCGAGCCTGGCAGCGGATGCTGCCGTACGCCGTGGCCGCCGTGTTCGTCATGGTGCTGCTGCCGGTGACGATCGTGGTGCTGACCAACGACTACGAGGCGGGCGGCGGCTGGGCCGGCGCACTGGGCGTGGCCCAGACCGTACCGCTGCTGCTCGCCGTGACCCGACCGCTGCCCGCGTGGGGCATGGTGCTGGCCGCGGACGTCGTCGGGGCCGTCGTACTGACGCGGGCCGACCAGGTGGCCCAGCACGCCTGGCCGTGGACACCGATGGTGATCATCGGCTACCTGGCGCTGATGGCCTGCCTGGGGCTGCGCGAGTCCGTCCGGACCCTGATCGGGGTGTGGCTGGCGACCGGGGCGGCCGGGGTGGTGCTGGGCTTCTTCCCGCCCACCGGGGTGATCAACACCAACGCTCTGCTCTTCGTGCTCGGCGGGGTGGTACTCGCGCTGACGGGGGCGCTGCGCGGGCTCGGCGACGCGCGGCAGAAGATCGCCGAGCAGGAGGGCATCAGCGAAGCGGAGCGGGCCCGGCGCACCCTGCTGGAGGAACGGGCCCGGATCGCGCGGGAGTTGCACGACGTGGTGGCCCACCACATGTCGGTGATCACGGTGCAGGCGGATTCGGCGCCGTACCGGCTGCCCGGCATGGCGGAGCCGGTGCGGGAGGAGTTCGCCGCGATCGCGGCGAGCGCGCGGGAGTCGCTGGGCGAGATGCGGCGGCTGCTGACGGTACTGCGCGGGGACGAGGCGAACGGCGCCGACCGGACCCCGCAGCCGGGGCTCGGCAGGCTGCAGCAGCTGGTGGAGGCGACCGTACGGGCCGGGCAGCCGGTGGAGTTGGCGCTGGCCGCGGGCGCGGCCGAAGCGGCCCCGCCGGCCGTGGACCTGTCGGCGTACCGGATCGTGCAGGAGGCCCTCGCCAACGTGGTGCGGCACGCGCCGGGGGCGCCGACCCGGGTCTCGGTGACCTTCGACGCCGAGGAGGTGCTCGTGCTCGTGGTCAACGGACCGGCGCGGGAGCCGGTGGTGGCGCTGGAGACCTCGGGCACCGGGCACGGTCTGGTGGGGATGCGGGAGCGCGTACGGTTGACGGGCGGGACGCTGGACACCGGTCCGCTGCCCGACGGCGGCTTCCGGGTCGCCGCCCGCCTACCCCTCAACACCACTTCCGAGGACCCGAGTTGA
- a CDS encoding AEC family transporter codes for MGGAAALEKLIPVLLAFGAGVLLARRKVVPAEASKAFADYAFLFAVPCYLFGNIYAANLSALFDWRAIGGYAAAAALAVVAVAAVSAAAGLRDPRAVALRVMAGVQVNTAYFAVPVFITFFGTAAPIFPVLLFQVCVLSLVVIAIMELGRPGPGAGGPARRLGRAVSASLVTPLVLACNAGILLNLLSVHVPRVVLDGAAFVGDSASPVALFALGLHLGGMGLDVRGTTREELALIGFKCLLFPLLAWAVCGGLFGVRGEWLTYLVLIAAMPTPQNLFIFAQRYDVGVDLSAAVVIKSSVISLLLLPLWLQTVAS; via the coding sequence ATGGGCGGGGCGGCCGCGCTGGAGAAGCTGATACCGGTGCTGTTGGCCTTCGGCGCCGGTGTGCTGCTCGCGCGCCGCAAGGTGGTCCCCGCCGAGGCCTCCAAGGCCTTCGCCGACTACGCCTTCCTCTTCGCCGTCCCGTGCTACCTGTTCGGCAACATCTACGCCGCGAACCTCTCGGCCCTCTTCGACTGGCGGGCCATCGGCGGCTACGCGGCCGCCGCCGCCCTGGCGGTCGTGGCCGTCGCCGCCGTCTCGGCGGCGGCCGGCCTGCGGGACCCCCGGGCCGTCGCGCTGCGCGTGATGGCCGGGGTCCAGGTGAACACCGCCTACTTCGCGGTCCCCGTCTTCATCACCTTCTTCGGTACGGCGGCGCCGATCTTCCCGGTGCTGCTCTTCCAGGTCTGCGTGCTGTCGCTCGTCGTCATCGCCATCATGGAACTGGGCCGCCCGGGCCCCGGCGCGGGCGGCCCCGCACGGCGCCTCGGCCGCGCCGTCAGCGCCTCGCTCGTCACCCCGCTGGTACTCGCCTGCAACGCCGGGATCCTGCTCAACCTGCTCTCCGTGCACGTCCCCCGGGTGGTCCTGGACGGGGCCGCCTTCGTCGGCGACAGCGCCTCCCCGGTGGCCCTCTTCGCCCTTGGCCTGCACCTCGGTGGCATGGGCCTGGACGTACGGGGGACCACGCGCGAGGAGCTGGCGCTCATCGGCTTCAAGTGCCTGCTCTTCCCGCTGCTGGCCTGGGCCGTCTGCGGGGGGCTGTTCGGCGTCCGGGGCGAGTGGCTCACGTACCTCGTGCTGATCGCGGCGATGCCGACGCCGCAGAACCTGTTCATCTTCGCCCAGCGCTACGACGTGGGCGTGGACCTCTCCGCCGCCGTCGTGATCAAGAGTTCGGTGATCTCCCTCCTGCTGCTGCCGCTCTGGCTGCAGACTGTTGCCTCATGA
- a CDS encoding trypsin-like peptidase domain-containing protein — MRRMLTVTAITAALLLPGGPLPVAEAGTSPAPTADRWSAREAESFWTPDRMASAVPISRGGAPAANDGTGQDFDGIPVVGRMFVMKSGGAYFCTASVVDSPGRDLVLSAAHCLLGTDARQVAFVPQYTAENPQPYGMFPVLRDAGGRSKVWIDPRYRQLGADRAATLDVAFAQVGPDADGFPVEDVVGGNRLVTGATYAHKEVSLIGYPASAARPRLCVNRTTKFTSTDPGIPGSFLRIDCTGYPGGTSGGPFLTGYDERTETGDVVGVIGGWKTGGDTSDTSYSSYFGPDVRNLYETALAGARVA, encoded by the coding sequence ATGCGACGTATGTTGACGGTGACGGCGATCACGGCCGCCCTGCTGCTGCCCGGCGGGCCCCTGCCCGTCGCCGAGGCCGGTACCTCCCCGGCCCCGACGGCCGACCGGTGGTCGGCCCGGGAGGCGGAGTCGTTCTGGACTCCCGACCGGATGGCGTCCGCGGTCCCGATCAGCCGTGGCGGCGCCCCGGCTGCGAACGACGGGACCGGCCAGGACTTCGACGGCATCCCCGTGGTCGGCCGGATGTTCGTCATGAAGAGCGGCGGCGCGTACTTCTGCACCGCGAGCGTGGTCGACTCCCCCGGCCGCGACCTGGTGCTCAGCGCGGCGCACTGCCTGCTCGGGACGGACGCCCGCCAGGTGGCCTTCGTACCGCAGTACACGGCCGAGAACCCGCAGCCGTACGGGATGTTCCCGGTCCTGCGCGACGCGGGAGGTCGCTCCAAGGTGTGGATCGACCCGCGCTACCGGCAGCTCGGCGCGGACAGGGCGGCCACCCTCGACGTGGCCTTCGCCCAGGTGGGCCCGGACGCCGACGGTTTCCCCGTGGAGGACGTGGTGGGCGGCAACCGCCTGGTCACCGGGGCCACGTACGCCCACAAGGAGGTCTCGCTGATCGGCTATCCGGCCTCCGCCGCCCGGCCCCGGCTGTGCGTGAACCGGACGACGAAGTTCACCAGCACGGATCCGGGGATCCCCGGATCGTTCCTGCGGATCGACTGCACCGGCTATCCGGGCGGCACCAGCGGCGGCCCGTTCCTGACCGGCTACGACGAGCGGACCGAGACCGGCGACGTGGTGGGGGTGATCGGCGGCTGGAAGACCGGCGGGGACACCTCCGACACCTCCTACAGCTCCTACTTCGGCCCCGACGTCAGGAACTTGTACGAGACGGCTCTCGCCGGGGCGCGGGTGGCGTGA
- a CDS encoding FAD-binding oxidoreductase, whose protein sequence is MTLHRRQVLAGAAAGVLAPLGATVRRADPDYGALARSLDGRVVTAGDRDYDEARQLFQPRYDTVRPGAVAYPAHPGDVAACLDFARRSAVPVVPRGGGHGYAGWSTREGGLVIDTGAMAEVTAPSATGVRIGAGARLGDVNAVLAARGLAVPTGLCPSVGIAGLTLGGGLGLASRSYGATADQLTGATVVTPDGTVREVGADREPDLFWALRGGGGGNFGVVTGFLFRTHRVADCAFAELHWSPADSPAVLGGWQRWLEALPDPFWSQVEFTVGGGPVGAPALRVLCLDGGRDALERQLTRLADFVGRTPRDSWITVRGYGDTVRAMSGCLDRSPAECRLPGTLPGHDPRGRLGRDSYAARSDFWAPGGLTRPAAGAVLAALGRYAGSVPRGGLGVVQFDGVCGGALNRIPAGATAFAHRSAGFLAQYLVYWPGPAPAAEIARHQRWLDGLWQDLRPWASGAAYQNYADPGLTGWREAYYGPNLARLEEVRRRYDPDRLFRFPQAV, encoded by the coding sequence ATGACCCTCCACCGCCGCCAGGTCCTCGCGGGAGCCGCCGCCGGCGTACTGGCCCCGCTCGGGGCGACGGTCCGCCGCGCGGACCCGGACTACGGGGCGCTTGCCCGCTCCCTCGACGGCCGGGTGGTGACGGCTGGCGACCGGGACTACGACGAGGCCCGGCAGCTGTTCCAGCCCCGCTACGACACGGTCCGGCCGGGCGCGGTCGCCTACCCCGCGCACCCCGGCGACGTGGCCGCCTGCCTGGACTTCGCCCGGCGCTCGGCCGTCCCCGTCGTGCCGCGCGGCGGCGGCCACGGCTACGCGGGCTGGTCCACCCGCGAGGGCGGTCTCGTCATCGACACGGGCGCCATGGCGGAGGTGACCGCGCCCTCCGCGACCGGCGTACGGATCGGCGCGGGCGCCCGGCTCGGGGACGTGAACGCCGTCCTCGCCGCGCGGGGCCTGGCCGTGCCGACCGGGCTGTGCCCCTCGGTCGGCATCGCCGGGCTCACCCTCGGCGGCGGGCTGGGACTGGCCTCCCGGTCCTACGGGGCCACCGCCGACCAGCTCACGGGAGCGACGGTGGTGACCCCAGACGGGACCGTCCGCGAGGTCGGAGCCGACCGTGAGCCCGACCTGTTCTGGGCCCTGCGCGGCGGCGGAGGCGGCAACTTCGGGGTGGTCACCGGATTCCTCTTCCGCACCCACCGGGTCGCCGACTGTGCCTTCGCCGAGCTGCACTGGTCCCCCGCCGACTCCCCCGCCGTCCTCGGCGGCTGGCAGCGCTGGCTGGAGGCACTGCCGGACCCGTTCTGGAGCCAGGTGGAGTTCACCGTCGGCGGCGGCCCGGTCGGCGCACCCGCCCTGCGGGTGCTCTGCCTGGACGGCGGGCGCGACGCGCTGGAGCGGCAGCTGACCCGGCTGGCCGACTTCGTGGGCCGCACGCCCCGGGACAGCTGGATCACCGTACGCGGCTACGGGGACACCGTCCGGGCCATGTCGGGCTGCCTGGACCGGAGCCCCGCCGAGTGCCGGCTGCCCGGCACCCTGCCGGGACACGATCCCCGGGGCCGGCTCGGCCGCGACTCCTACGCCGCCCGGTCCGACTTCTGGGCCCCGGGCGGGTTGACCCGGCCGGCCGCCGGGGCGGTGCTGGCGGCGCTCGGACGCTACGCCGGGAGCGTGCCGCGCGGCGGGCTCGGCGTGGTGCAGTTCGACGGGGTCTGCGGCGGAGCCCTCAACCGGATCCCGGCCGGGGCCACCGCCTTCGCGCACCGCAGCGCCGGGTTCCTCGCCCAGTACCTCGTCTACTGGCCCGGCCCGGCACCGGCCGCCGAGATCGCCCGGCACCAGCGCTGGCTCGACGGGCTGTGGCAGGACCTGCGGCCGTGGGCGAGCGGAGCCGCCTACCAGAACTACGCCGACCCGGGGCTGACCGGCTGGCGCGAGGCCTACTACGGGCCGAACCTCGCCCGCCTCGAGGAGGTCCGGCGCCGGTACGACCCGGACCGGCTGTTCCGCTTCCCCCAGGCCGTCTGA
- a CDS encoding class I SAM-dependent DNA methyltransferase, with product MESTSHLNTVRVSYDAVATDYAQLLIGELERRPLDRAMLAAFAEYVRADGPNGGRAVADLGCGPGRVTAHLDGLGIRAFGVDLSPAMVAVARRTYPGLRFEVGSMGALDIADGVLGGVLAWYSIVHTPPSELPPLFAEFARVLAPGGYALIAFKAGDRQLRLEHAYGHPVDLDVYWTPPELIAALLAGAGLTETARLVREPGADEKSPQGFLLARKLP from the coding sequence ATGGAATCGACTTCGCACTTGAACACCGTCCGGGTCTCCTACGACGCCGTCGCCACCGACTACGCCCAGCTGCTGATCGGTGAACTGGAGCGCAGGCCGCTGGACCGGGCCATGCTGGCCGCCTTCGCGGAGTACGTGCGCGCTGACGGCCCGAACGGCGGCCGGGCGGTCGCGGACCTGGGCTGCGGGCCGGGCCGGGTGACGGCGCACCTCGACGGCCTGGGGATACGGGCCTTCGGCGTCGACCTGTCCCCCGCGATGGTGGCGGTGGCCCGCCGGACGTATCCGGGACTGCGGTTCGAGGTCGGCTCGATGGGCGCGCTGGACATCGCCGACGGGGTCCTCGGCGGGGTACTGGCCTGGTACTCCATCGTCCATACACCGCCGTCGGAACTTCCGCCGCTGTTCGCGGAGTTCGCCCGGGTACTGGCCCCGGGTGGCTATGCGCTGATCGCGTTCAAGGCGGGCGACCGGCAACTGCGGCTGGAACACGCGTACGGACATCCGGTCGACCTCGACGTGTACTGGACCCCGCCCGAGCTCATCGCCGCGCTGCTGGCCGGGGCGGGCCTCACCGAGACGGCCCGGCTGGTCCGGGAGCCAGGGGCCGACGAGAAGTCCCCGCAGGGCTTCCTGCTGGCCCGCAAGCTGCCCTGA
- a CDS encoding IucA/IucC family siderophore biosynthesis protein → MHLPATPAEEAVAAGLDRQDGVRPGLGSAYAAALPGARAAVLTRLWRSLAFEPLPWITRRERGAGALALRLASGARLEGPHPDPYATTYSAACASAPPVTELLLDGRPYRQAALLVAALGLPYGEEFAAELDDSTASLALSRAGQPAAPGPGTVTGTGPRAAWEWEQRVVDGHPYHPNCRSRPGFSPAEQLAYAPEHRPVVTLGLAAVRAGECLVAGDWPDAWREAGRILVPVHPWQAEHVLKLGGAPGPGPALAPGPTAHPLMALRTLAPAGGGPHVKTTLSTRLTSSVRDISVYSVETAATVSAFAQNLSERLDGRLHITRTLGAVTAHTPDLAAVLREPPEAYADSGAGERVLPVAALALTPYARSAPWRAAFARLALSVCLRVLELGVALEAHGQNLLVVLSADGTPLRLVYRDLADIRISPARLARHGLPAPALSGRLITDDVTLLRQKLFGSLVAGALGSTAGTAAALGADLTAAAPGLPRTADTGALLTGPLPTKALTLMRLSPGSPGDQWAELDNPLAGG, encoded by the coding sequence ATGCACCTCCCCGCCACCCCGGCCGAAGAGGCCGTCGCCGCCGGACTGGACCGACAGGACGGCGTACGGCCCGGCCTCGGGTCCGCGTACGCCGCCGCGCTCCCCGGTGCGCGCGCCGCCGTACTGACCCGGCTGTGGCGGTCGCTCGCCTTCGAACCGCTGCCGTGGATCACGCGGCGGGAGCGGGGGGCCGGCGCACTCGCGCTCCGCCTCGCCTCGGGCGCCCGGCTGGAAGGACCGCACCCGGACCCTTACGCGACGACGTACTCGGCGGCGTGCGCGAGCGCGCCCCCCGTCACCGAACTACTGCTCGACGGCCGCCCCTACCGGCAGGCCGCCCTGCTGGTGGCGGCGCTCGGGCTGCCGTACGGGGAGGAGTTCGCCGCCGAGCTCGACGACAGCACGGCCTCCCTGGCCCTCTCCCGGGCCGGACAGCCGGCGGCCCCCGGCCCGGGCACCGTCACCGGCACCGGGCCCCGGGCCGCCTGGGAGTGGGAGCAGCGGGTGGTCGACGGGCATCCGTACCACCCCAACTGCCGTTCCCGCCCCGGCTTCAGCCCGGCCGAGCAGCTGGCGTACGCGCCCGAGCACCGGCCGGTGGTCACCCTCGGGCTGGCCGCCGTACGGGCCGGGGAGTGCCTGGTCGCCGGGGACTGGCCGGATGCCTGGCGGGAGGCAGGGCGGATCCTCGTACCCGTCCATCCCTGGCAGGCCGAGCACGTCCTGAAGCTGGGAGGAGCTCCCGGCCCCGGGCCGGCGCTCGCGCCCGGTCCCACCGCGCACCCACTGATGGCCCTGCGCACCCTCGCCCCCGCCGGGGGCGGGCCGCACGTCAAGACCACCCTCAGCACCCGGCTCACCTCCTCCGTGCGGGACATCTCCGTCTACTCCGTCGAGACGGCCGCCACGGTCTCGGCCTTCGCGCAGAACCTGTCCGAACGGCTCGACGGCCGCCTGCACATCACCCGCACCCTGGGCGCGGTCACCGCGCACACCCCGGACCTGGCCGCCGTACTGCGCGAGCCTCCCGAGGCGTACGCGGACTCCGGCGCGGGCGAGCGCGTCCTGCCCGTGGCCGCCCTGGCCCTCACGCCGTACGCGCGCTCCGCGCCCTGGCGGGCCGCTTTCGCCCGCCTCGCGCTGTCCGTGTGCCTGCGGGTCCTGGAGCTCGGAGTGGCCCTGGAGGCACACGGCCAGAACCTCCTGGTCGTCCTCTCCGCCGACGGCACCCCGCTGCGGCTCGTCTACCGCGACCTGGCCGACATCCGGATCAGCCCGGCCCGGCTCGCCCGCCACGGCCTGCCGGCACCGGCGCTGTCGGGACGGCTGATCACCGACGACGTGACCCTGCTGAGGCAGAAGCTCTTCGGCTCCCTGGTGGCCGGGGCGCTCGGCTCCACGGCGGGCACTGCCGCCGCGCTGGGTGCGGACCTCACGGCGGCGGCACCCGGCCTGCCGCGCACCGCCGACACCGGCGCGCTGCTGACCGGGCCGCTGCCCACCAAGGCGCTGACCCTGATGCGGCTGAGCCCCGGATCCCCGGGCGACCAGTGGGCGGAGCTGGACAATCCGCTTGCGGGGGGCTGA
- a CDS encoding IucA/IucC family protein, giving the protein MESVDLNTTDNTADHAVDNAVDSAATADACAAAPLLNCLLREAAEPAEAAGSARSTGSAAAGGSVRSAGEGWCVHRMLGSGRLLRVRGGRRPEWPELRTAAGWHPLSHTELVKLVSDELRQYTGVSNDELPVEIADSRETVAALLTARAAAEPPADPYVASEQALVMGHPHHPAPKARGGAPAGAWLPYAPEAYARFPLVFLGLREDQVVEEGGPAAAAAIDSLAQALDGPRPPAGYRLLPAHPWQLDLVAARPAVREAFADGRLVRLGSGRVPVWPTAAIRTLYVPGGGWGAGPDGAGAAGVAGVGGGAGVGAGAGTGAAGPAGGWAYGGDLFVKFSLDVRITNDVRRLWRHDLLKLRRTDAAVEAGFAELRRSGSRAAWLSDRGYRTAAFAFEELAVLVRDGLGAHVEPGVTPLLAAALAEGYPGSPLEATADPVGWWRAYLRQVVPPVLHLFARHGVVLEAHLQNTLVAVDAAGVPAQALFRDAEGVKLLPDPDREAAWQRLVYCLVVNHLTEVAGALAESHPEAAGSLWPAARAEFRRFDAAHGLPEIAALLAAPTLPAKTNLLLRWTRADGADARYLPLPNPLRV; this is encoded by the coding sequence ATGGAATCCGTGGACCTCAACACCACCGACAACACCGCTGACCACGCCGTCGACAACGCGGTCGACAGCGCCGCCACCGCCGACGCCTGTGCGGCCGCCCCGCTGCTGAACTGCCTGCTCAGGGAGGCGGCCGAGCCCGCTGAAGCCGCCGGGTCCGCGAGGTCGACCGGGTCGGCCGCGGCCGGTGGGTCCGTCCGGTCCGCCGGGGAGGGCTGGTGCGTCCACCGGATGCTCGGCAGCGGGCGGCTGCTGCGGGTACGCGGGGGGCGGCGGCCCGAGTGGCCCGAGCTGCGGACGGCGGCCGGCTGGCACCCGCTCAGCCACACCGAGCTGGTCAAGCTCGTCTCCGACGAACTGCGCCAGTACACCGGGGTGTCCAACGACGAGCTCCCGGTCGAGATCGCCGACAGCCGCGAGACCGTTGCCGCACTGCTGACCGCCCGCGCGGCGGCAGAACCTCCGGCGGACCCGTACGTGGCCTCCGAACAGGCCCTGGTCATGGGGCACCCCCACCACCCGGCCCCCAAGGCCCGGGGCGGCGCACCGGCCGGCGCCTGGCTCCCGTACGCCCCCGAGGCGTACGCCCGTTTCCCGCTGGTCTTCCTGGGGCTGCGCGAGGACCAGGTGGTGGAGGAGGGCGGACCGGCGGCGGCCGCGGCGATCGACTCGCTCGCGCAGGCGCTGGACGGGCCGCGCCCGCCGGCCGGTTACCGCTTGCTGCCCGCCCACCCCTGGCAGCTCGACCTGGTCGCCGCCCGGCCCGCCGTACGCGAGGCCTTCGCGGACGGGCGGCTGGTACGGCTGGGCAGCGGGCGGGTGCCGGTCTGGCCGACGGCCGCGATCCGGACCCTGTACGTGCCCGGGGGCGGGTGGGGGGCCGGTCCGGACGGGGCGGGTGCGGCGGGTGTGGCTGGTGTCGGTGGTGGCGCGGGTGTCGGCGCGGGCGCCGGCACCGGGGCCGCCGGTCCCGCGGGTGGGTGGGCTTACGGCGGGGACCTGTTCGTGAAGTTCAGCCTCGACGTGCGGATCACCAACGACGTGCGCCGGTTGTGGCGGCACGACCTGCTGAAGCTGCGCCGCACGGACGCCGCGGTCGAGGCGGGCTTCGCCGAGCTGCGCCGGAGCGGATCGCGCGCGGCCTGGCTGTCCGACCGGGGCTACCGTACGGCCGCCTTCGCCTTCGAGGAGCTCGCGGTACTGGTCCGCGACGGCCTGGGGGCGCACGTGGAGCCCGGTGTCACCCCCCTGCTGGCGGCCGCGCTGGCGGAGGGGTACCCGGGCAGCCCGCTCGAGGCGACGGCCGACCCGGTCGGGTGGTGGCGGGCGTACCTGCGCCAGGTGGTGCCGCCGGTCCTGCACCTGTTCGCGCGGCACGGCGTCGTCCTGGAGGCCCACCTCCAGAACACCCTCGTCGCCGTCGACGCCGCGGGCGTGCCCGCGCAGGCCCTCTTCCGGGACGCGGAGGGAGTGAAGCTCCTGCCGGACCCGGACCGGGAGGCCGCCTGGCAGCGGCTCGTCTACTGCCTGGTGGTCAACCACCTGACCGAGGTGGCGGGCGCGCTCGCGGAGAGCCACCCGGAGGCGGCAGGGTCCCTGTGGCCGGCGGCCCGCGCGGAGTTCCGGCGTTTCGACGCCGCCCACGGCCTTCCCGAGATCGCCGCCCTGCTGGCCGCCCCGACGCTCCCGGCCAAGACCAACCTGTTGCTGCGCTGGACCCGCGCCGACGGGGCGGACGCCCGCTACCTGCCGCTTCCCAACCCGCTGCGGGTCTGA
- a CDS encoding winged helix-turn-helix domain-containing protein — MPSPSRGGGPAAMPKYQRIAAALRREIDLTALTPGARLPSERSLAARYQVNRQTIRAALQHLREDGLVVTGKRGTRTALPAPALTPEPTLTPEQAPRHPAAPPTAPAPAPGHAPGPTQTWLTLVTLAPALADQLGMRGGEQTLVHHHRETGPTGQARRHAVTYLCARTVAGAPVLARYRDRLTEGVRDEDLGPLHHWLEQAERAGRVAETITMTRTTVPRAAPAGGLSVRRTLHDATGRLLAVTDLAFPSWDRLTFDRSHAAIGFRVT; from the coding sequence ATGCCCTCCCCTTCGCGGGGCGGCGGCCCGGCCGCCATGCCCAAGTACCAGCGGATCGCCGCAGCGTTGCGGCGCGAGATCGACCTCACCGCACTCACCCCCGGCGCCCGGCTGCCCTCCGAGCGCAGCCTCGCCGCCCGCTACCAGGTCAACCGGCAGACCATCCGCGCCGCCCTCCAGCACCTGCGGGAAGACGGCCTGGTCGTCACCGGCAAGCGTGGTACCCGGACGGCCCTCCCGGCACCGGCTCTGACGCCGGAACCGACCCTGACGCCGGAACAGGCTCCGCGGCACCCGGCGGCTCCGCCGACCGCGCCCGCCCCGGCCCCCGGGCACGCCCCGGGCCCCACGCAGACCTGGCTCACGCTGGTCACCCTGGCTCCCGCGCTCGCCGACCAGCTCGGCATGCGTGGCGGGGAGCAGACCCTGGTCCACCACCACCGCGAAACCGGCCCGACGGGCCAGGCCCGGCGGCACGCGGTGACGTACCTCTGTGCCCGCACCGTCGCCGGGGCCCCCGTGCTGGCCCGCTACCGGGACCGTCTGACGGAGGGCGTCCGGGACGAGGACCTGGGTCCCCTGCACCACTGGCTGGAGCAGGCCGAGCGGGCCGGCCGGGTCGCCGAGACCATCACCATGACCCGGACCACCGTCCCCCGGGCCGCCCCGGCCGGCGGCCTGTCCGTACGCCGCACCCTGCACGACGCCACCGGCAGGCTGCTCGCGGTCACCGACCTCGCCTTCCCCAGCTGGGACCGGCTGACCTTCGACCGGTCGCACGCCGCCATCGGCTTCCGGGTGACGTAG